One segment of Dolichospermum sp. DET69 DNA contains the following:
- a CDS encoding chromosome segregation ATPase, which translates to MTERDIPDNWSKDQAGEPIGLGPNYIENNQTADTAAIGSHSQSVKKINKQDSADLAINNDLEGQPQGIAPTFNLNVFIEKLPRWTKNWVPWAIILTLIPGSMGFLAISMLFKLPSAPNCPQIFWPLASASVRLHCASLAASKQTINDLLQAITLVKQLPENHPLRGEINRLLEEWSQDILKLADESFQAGNLEEAIATSRKIPTDLKVSELVEEQIQKWQTIWSKAEGIYQEAEQELRQRHWQSAFMLTARLLRVNNKYWASTKYDQLNNIIVTAREDGDKLYKAEDLAKNRNVDSLLKAIKLAEAIKPESYLYQKAQELISGFARKMLKLAQAQMKERNADRALEIARQIPPIPELQGEVDDFMVLGEAQRSAFLGTVAGLETAISQAQQIDASRDVYNEAQKLIARWQLEIEDVARLEKARNLASQGTVNDLTAAISEVELIPGNNPRSTEARQEIGRWRGQVETIEDRPYLDRAEQIAINEDVSSLQTAIAELNQVRSGRALYPEARKKIRLWTAKIERIQDQPYLDQAKALADTGDLTTAISEAKKIASSGRALSGEAQSSIDRWQEQIRAKDSWQKAKQVAVNGTPQALSEAIQLANRVSSRNSLRLDVNIAIDQWSQQLLEMARSQSEVDVAKAIDTAKLIPRGSSAYTDSQEQIRTWRQFMIPKSPPSPSVESTPEQTPAVQQSQPSVNPN; encoded by the coding sequence ATGACAGAGCGGGATATTCCAGATAATTGGTCTAAAGACCAAGCAGGAGAACCAATTGGGCTTGGGCCTAACTATATAGAAAATAATCAAACTGCTGATACTGCTGCTATTGGTTCTCATTCTCAGTCCGTGAAGAAAATAAATAAGCAAGATAGCGCAGATTTGGCTATAAATAATGATTTAGAAGGACAACCACAGGGGATTGCCCCTACATTTAATCTCAATGTTTTCATTGAGAAATTGCCCCGCTGGACTAAAAACTGGGTTCCGTGGGCAATAATCCTGACTTTGATTCCTGGTAGTATGGGGTTTCTGGCTATATCCATGCTGTTTAAGCTACCTTCTGCTCCTAACTGCCCACAAATTTTCTGGCCTTTGGCTAGTGCGTCGGTGAGGTTACACTGCGCTTCCTTAGCGGCTTCTAAGCAAACAATTAATGATTTGCTGCAAGCAATTACTCTAGTTAAACAACTACCAGAAAATCACCCTTTGCGGGGGGAAATTAATCGTCTTTTGGAGGAATGGTCACAGGATATTCTCAAGTTGGCTGATGAGAGTTTCCAAGCGGGGAATCTGGAGGAAGCGATCGCTACATCTCGAAAAATTCCTACTGATCTCAAAGTTAGTGAACTGGTAGAAGAGCAAATTCAAAAATGGCAGACGATTTGGTCAAAGGCTGAAGGCATTTACCAAGAAGCTGAACAAGAACTGCGTCAACGACATTGGCAATCGGCTTTTATGCTCACAGCTAGATTGCTGCGGGTAAATAATAAATACTGGGCTAGCACTAAATATGATCAATTAAATAATATTATTGTTACGGCGCGGGAAGATGGGGATAAACTTTATAAAGCAGAAGATTTAGCAAAAAATCGCAATGTAGATAGTTTACTCAAAGCTATTAAATTAGCTGAAGCGATTAAACCTGAAAGTTATCTATATCAAAAAGCTCAAGAGTTAATCTCAGGATTTGCCCGAAAAATGCTCAAATTAGCACAAGCTCAAATGAAAGAGCGCAATGCTGATAGAGCTTTGGAAATTGCCCGACAAATTCCCCCTATTCCGGAATTACAAGGGGAAGTTGATGATTTCATGGTTTTGGGTGAAGCGCAAAGAAGCGCCTTTTTGGGTACTGTCGCTGGGTTAGAAACCGCGATTTCCCAAGCTCAACAAATAGATGCTTCTAGGGATGTTTATAATGAAGCACAAAAATTAATTGCTCGTTGGCAATTGGAAATTGAAGATGTGGCTCGATTAGAAAAAGCCCGGAACTTAGCCAGTCAAGGCACAGTTAATGATTTGACAGCAGCTATTTCTGAAGTAGAATTAATTCCTGGTAATAATCCCCGTTCTACAGAAGCTCGTCAAGAAATAGGCCGTTGGCGTGGTCAAGTGGAGACGATTGAAGATAGACCATATTTAGATCGAGCTGAACAAATAGCAATTAATGAGGATGTTAGCTCATTACAAACAGCGATCGCTGAACTTAATCAAGTTCGTTCTGGTAGGGCATTATATCCAGAAGCCAGGAAAAAGATTAGGCTCTGGACAGCTAAAATTGAGCGGATTCAAGATCAACCGTATTTAGATCAAGCTAAAGCATTAGCTGACACTGGTGATTTGACCACTGCTATTAGTGAAGCCAAAAAAATCGCCTCTTCAGGACGCGCTTTATCTGGTGAAGCCCAATCATCAATAGACCGTTGGCAAGAGCAAATTCGCGCTAAAGACAGTTGGCAAAAAGCCAAGCAAGTCGCAGTTAATGGTACACCACAGGCTTTAAGTGAAGCTATCCAGTTGGCAAATCGGGTCTCTAGTCGTAATAGTTTACGCTTAGATGTCAATATTGCCATTGACCAATGGAGTCAACAACTGTTAGAAATGGCACGTTCCCAAAGTGAGGTGGATGTAGCTAAAGCCATTGATACGGCTAAGTTAATCCCTCGTGGTAGTAGTGCTTACACTGATTCTCAGGAACAAATCAGAACTTGGCGGCAATTTATGATTCCCAAATCACCACCTAGTCCATCAGTAGAATCTACACCTGAACAAACACCAGCAGTTCAACAATCTCAGCCTTCAGTAAACCCTAATTAA
- the hslO gene encoding Hsp33 family molecular chaperone HslO, giving the protein MADQLIRATAADGGIKAVGVITTRLTEEARQRHKLSYVATAALGRSMAAGLLMASSMKRVGSRVNVRVKGDGLLGGILADAGLDGTVRGYVGNPSVELPPNDQGKLDVGGAVGEGFLYVVRDIGHGYPYSSTVELVSGEIGDDVAHYLASSEQTPSALVLGVFVGEQGVTAAGGILIQVLPKAARDEELVATLESRVSALSGFTPLLQAGKTLTEIFNDLLGDMGLNIFPESQMLRFHCGCSFDRVLGALKILGEAELQDMIIKDDGAEATCEFCGNIYQASSEDLTQLIADLQKESAISG; this is encoded by the coding sequence ATGGCAGATCAATTAATTCGGGCAACAGCGGCTGATGGTGGAATTAAAGCTGTAGGTGTGATTACAACTCGGTTAACGGAAGAAGCTCGACAACGCCATAAACTATCCTATGTGGCCACAGCAGCATTGGGAAGAAGTATGGCTGCTGGTTTATTGATGGCTTCCAGTATGAAACGGGTAGGCTCTAGGGTGAATGTTCGCGTTAAGGGAGATGGTCTTTTAGGTGGTATATTAGCAGATGCTGGCTTAGATGGTACGGTTAGGGGCTATGTCGGTAATCCATCTGTGGAATTGCCACCCAATGATCAGGGTAAACTAGATGTTGGGGGAGCAGTGGGTGAAGGTTTTCTTTATGTAGTCCGCGATATTGGCCATGGCTACCCTTACTCTAGTACAGTGGAACTCGTTTCTGGGGAAATAGGTGACGATGTTGCTCACTACTTAGCAAGTTCTGAACAGACTCCTTCAGCTTTAGTTTTGGGTGTATTTGTGGGAGAACAGGGCGTAACAGCAGCCGGTGGCATACTGATACAAGTGTTACCCAAGGCGGCTAGGGATGAAGAGCTAGTGGCTACATTAGAATCACGGGTTTCGGCTTTATCCGGGTTTACTCCATTACTCCAAGCAGGTAAAACACTGACAGAAATTTTTAATGATTTGTTAGGAGATATGGGATTGAACATATTTCCTGAAAGTCAGATGTTACGCTTTCATTGTGGCTGCTCTTTTGATCGGGTGCTAGGGGCGCTGAAAATATTGGGAGAAGCTGAACTGCAAGACATGATTATAAAAGATGATGGTGCAGAAGCAACTTGTGAGTTTTGCGGTAATATTTATCAAGCAAGTAGTGAGGATTTAACCCAGTTAATTGCCGATTTGCAAAAAGAATCTGCAATTTCTGGTTAA
- a CDS encoding CPBP family intramembrane metalloprotease, producing the protein MFFMSIPLSFLESSANTLLEFLKDTPVVLVMAFFVVWVGCWLPIVAILAITLKWQIHKSLQPEQKIPLLVSLYLLVPLILWGFQWLRLGSFPDYGLVGKVSIFGSLFLGFGLGIFSLAMVFFGQICAGWCYLEASHIKLIPSSLLTISLVALFVGGIEELVFRGFLLTKLEQNYSIWLAAIISSSIFAVLHLVWERKETLPQLPGLWLMGMVLVLARLADGNNLGIAWGLHAGWVWAIATIDTAGLITYTDKVSAWITGINKKPLAGLTGIVCILATGGVLLLIK; encoded by the coding sequence ATGTTTTTTATGTCTATTCCACTGTCATTTTTAGAGTCATCGGCCAATACTTTACTGGAGTTTCTTAAAGATACACCAGTAGTTTTAGTGATGGCTTTTTTTGTTGTTTGGGTAGGTTGTTGGTTGCCAATAGTCGCAATTTTAGCCATTACCTTGAAGTGGCAAATACATAAATCTTTACAACCAGAGCAAAAAATTCCTTTATTGGTATCTCTCTATTTATTAGTCCCGCTAATTCTCTGGGGATTCCAATGGTTAAGATTGGGTTCTTTCCCTGATTATGGATTAGTAGGGAAAGTTTCTATTTTCGGTTCTTTATTCCTGGGTTTTGGCTTGGGTATTTTTAGTCTAGCTATGGTATTTTTCGGGCAAATATGCGCCGGTTGGTGCTATTTAGAAGCATCTCATATCAAATTAATACCATCTAGTTTATTAACAATTTCCTTAGTAGCTTTATTCGTGGGGGGAATAGAAGAACTGGTATTTCGGGGATTTTTATTGACTAAGTTAGAACAAAATTATTCAATTTGGTTAGCTGCAATTATTTCTAGCTCGATTTTTGCTGTCTTACATTTGGTATGGGAACGAAAAGAAACTCTTCCTCAACTTCCTGGACTATGGTTAATGGGCATGGTATTAGTATTAGCCAGATTAGCTGATGGGAATAATTTAGGGATAGCTTGGGGACTTCATGCTGGTTGGGTATGGGCGATCGCTACTATAGATACAGCAGGATTAATTACTTACACAGATAAAGTATCTGCATGGATAACAGGTATAAATAAAAAACCCCTCGCGGGGTTAACTGGCATTGTTTGCATTTTGGCAACTGGAGGAGTGCTTTTACTGATTAAATAA
- a CDS encoding AbrB family transcriptional regulator codes for MTETATAPLTGKTLLAKVKELSTLPRRERAKQCGYYTVTKNSQVRVNLTDFYDALLSARGIPLSPEAPKDGRGREPTYRVSVHQNGQIVIGATYTKAMNLKRGDEFEIRLGYKHIHLIQLGESDKQLIQSDDADESDAEA; via the coding sequence ATGACTGAAACTGCAACTGCCCCATTAACAGGAAAAACACTGCTTGCGAAAGTAAAAGAACTTTCGACTTTACCACGTCGGGAAAGAGCAAAGCAGTGTGGTTACTACACCGTTACTAAAAATAGCCAAGTTCGGGTTAATTTAACAGACTTTTATGATGCTTTATTGTCAGCTAGAGGCATTCCCCTCAGCCCAGAAGCACCAAAAGATGGACGCGGCCGCGAACCGACATACCGGGTCAGTGTTCATCAAAATGGTCAAATTGTGATTGGTGCAACTTACACCAAAGCCATGAACTTAAAGCGTGGTGATGAATTTGAAATTAGACTAGGTTACAAACATATTCACCTAATTCAACTTGGTGAAAGTGATAAACAATTAATCCAGTCTGATGATGCTGATGAATCAGACGCAGAAGCATAA
- a CDS encoding succinate dehydrogenase/fumarate reductase iron-sulfur subunit, whose protein sequence is MEVIFKITRQQENSHPVFKSYLLEVEPGNTILDCLNQIKWEQDGTLAFRKNCRNTICGSCAVRINGRSALACKENVGSELARLEKISLSANQSPTTPEITVAPLGNMPVIKDLVVDMNGFWNNLEKVAPYVSTASRQVPEREFLQTPQERSLLDQTGNCIMCGACYSECNAIEVNPDFVGPHALAKAYRMVADSRDSNTEQRLENYSEGTQGVWGCTRCLYCDSVCPMEVAPLEQITKIKQDILERKQASDSRAIRHRKVLVDLVKQGGWIDERQFGIQVVGNYFRDLQGLLSLAPLGLRMLVRGKFPLSFEPSQGTQEVRSLIESVQNID, encoded by the coding sequence ATGGAAGTTATTTTTAAGATTACTCGACAACAAGAAAATTCTCACCCTGTTTTCAAATCTTATCTTTTGGAGGTAGAACCAGGTAATACTATCCTGGATTGTCTCAATCAGATTAAGTGGGAACAAGATGGAACTTTAGCATTTCGCAAAAATTGCCGCAATACAATTTGTGGTAGCTGTGCTGTGAGGATTAATGGGCGTTCTGCTTTGGCTTGTAAGGAAAATGTCGGGAGTGAACTGGCCAGATTAGAAAAAATCTCATTATCTGCAAATCAGTCTCCAACTACTCCAGAAATTACAGTTGCACCTTTGGGGAATATGCCTGTAATTAAAGATTTGGTTGTGGATATGAATGGTTTTTGGAATAATTTGGAGAAGGTTGCTCCTTATGTAAGTACAGCCAGTAGACAAGTTCCCGAAAGAGAGTTTTTACAAACGCCACAAGAGCGATCGCTCCTTGATCAGACTGGCAATTGTATTATGTGTGGGGCTTGTTATTCTGAATGTAATGCCATAGAAGTTAATCCTGACTTTGTTGGTCCCCATGCCTTAGCTAAAGCATATCGGATGGTGGCAGATTCCCGCGATAGCAATACAGAACAACGATTAGAAAACTATAGCGAAGGAACTCAAGGGGTTTGGGGTTGTACTCGTTGTCTTTATTGTGATTCTGTTTGTCCCATGGAAGTTGCCCCATTAGAGCAAATTACCAAAATTAAACAGGACATTCTAGAGCGCAAGCAAGCTAGTGATAGTCGGGCAATTCGTCACCGCAAAGTTTTAGTAGATTTAGTAAAACAAGGTGGTTGGATTGATGAACGTCAATTTGGGATTCAGGTAGTTGGTAATTATTTCCGCGATCTTCAAGGATTACTCAGTCTTGCACCTTTGGGTTTACGAATGCTAGTCAGAGGTAAATTTCCTCTTTCCTTTGAACCATCTCAAGGGACTCAGGAAGTGCGATCGCTCATTGAATCTGTACAAAACATTGATTAA
- a CDS encoding TolB family protein, protein MNCKLSIILILCSTLLTGCFGYPRLLSYPFDSGGRSLNSFSSELNPQISGRYIVFTSDRRGSQDVYMFDTVTRDLVYLPDLNSFDTIASHPAASADGKFIVFAASRQGRTQIVFYDRDVRQSRNLAGDIQGEVRNPTISADGNRIAFEYSNNGQWDILVYDRFGRKLNIRQDPS, encoded by the coding sequence ATGAATTGTAAATTATCAATTATTTTAATTTTATGCTCAACTTTATTAACTGGGTGTTTTGGCTACCCGCGTTTACTCAGTTACCCATTTGATTCGGGGGGAAGGAGTCTTAATAGTTTTTCGTCGGAATTAAATCCGCAAATTTCTGGAAGATATATTGTCTTTACGAGCGATCGCCGGGGCAGTCAAGATGTATATATGTTTGATACAGTGACTCGTGATTTAGTATATTTGCCTGATTTAAATTCCTTTGATACAATTGCTTCTCATCCTGCGGCTTCTGCCGATGGTAAATTTATTGTTTTTGCTGCTAGTCGTCAAGGGCGAACACAGATTGTTTTTTATGATAGAGATGTGCGCCAATCACGGAATTTAGCTGGTGATATACAAGGAGAAGTCCGCAATCCCACAATTAGCGCTGATGGTAATAGAATTGCCTTTGAGTATAGTAATAATGGACAATGGGATATTTTGGTTTATGACCGTTTTGGTAGAAAATTGAATATTCGTCAAGATCCCAGTTAA
- the ccsB gene encoding c-type cytochrome biogenesis protein CcsB, which produces MNLVVLQNWLDNASFAVLFCTMLVYWVGAAFPSLSVTAALGTAGMAIANLCMATLLGARWIEAGYFPLSNLYESLFFLAWGITAVHLIAENSSRSRLVGVVTAPVAMGIAAFATLTLPSNMQVSEPLVPALKSNWLMMHVSVMMLSYSALMVGALLAIAFLIVTRGQNIQLQGSSFGNGGYRSNGYKLLKAGELVTSLPAVETNSFSRLESNNNGNVTAVLDLVTVTETQSVAVTETLSPQRLNLAETLDNISYRIIGLGFPLLTIGIIAGGVWANEAWGTYWSWDPKETWALITWLVFAAYLHSRITRGWQGRKPAILAAIGFVMVWICYLGVNLLGKGLHSYGWFL; this is translated from the coding sequence ATGAATCTGGTTGTACTCCAGAACTGGCTAGATAATGCCTCTTTTGCTGTCTTATTCTGTACGATGTTGGTGTATTGGGTGGGGGCAGCTTTTCCGAGTTTATCGGTGACTGCGGCTTTGGGAACAGCCGGAATGGCGATCGCTAATTTGTGTATGGCGACTTTATTAGGGGCAAGATGGATAGAAGCTGGCTATTTTCCTCTGAGTAATCTTTATGAGTCTTTATTTTTCCTCGCTTGGGGAATTACTGCTGTACATTTAATTGCTGAAAATAGTAGTCGTAGTCGCTTGGTGGGAGTTGTCACTGCACCTGTAGCCATGGGAATTGCGGCTTTTGCGACTCTGACTTTACCATCAAATATGCAGGTGTCAGAGCCTTTAGTTCCTGCTTTAAAGTCAAATTGGCTGATGATGCACGTCAGTGTAATGATGTTGAGTTATTCGGCTTTAATGGTAGGTGCATTGTTAGCGATCGCTTTTTTAATTGTGACTCGCGGCCAAAATATCCAATTACAAGGAAGTTCTTTTGGTAATGGTGGTTATCGGAGTAATGGTTACAAATTACTTAAAGCAGGTGAGTTAGTTACATCTTTACCTGCTGTAGAAACTAATAGCTTTTCTCGGTTGGAAAGTAATAATAACGGGAATGTAACTGCGGTTTTAGATTTAGTCACTGTGACTGAAACCCAATCTGTAGCAGTCACTGAAACCCTTTCTCCTCAACGTCTTAACTTAGCTGAAACCCTCGATAATATTAGTTATCGCATTATTGGCTTGGGATTTCCCCTCCTGACAATTGGGATTATTGCTGGTGGAGTTTGGGCTAATGAAGCATGGGGTACTTACTGGAGTTGGGACCCTAAGGAAACTTGGGCGTTAATTACTTGGTTAGTATTCGCTGCGTATTTACATTCGAGAATAACTCGTGGTTGGCAAGGACGAAAACCGGCAATTTTAGCCGCGATTGGTTTTGTGATGGTTTGGATTTGTTATTTAGGTGTGAATCTTTTGGGTAAGGGTTTACATTCTTACGGCTGGTTTTTGTAA
- a CDS encoding UPF0175 family protein, translating into MQITIEIPEDIGYQLQQNWQDVPQKLLEALAVEAYKNRIMTSVQIQQLLKFASLQETEHFLKQSQISLDYPQENLVQDKQTKTLADAFNELQQICIEEDYSLEIPSRQDRPNFFF; encoded by the coding sequence ATGCAAATTACTATCGAAATTCCTGAAGATATTGGCTACCAACTACAACAAAACTGGCAAGACGTACCACAAAAACTCTTAGAAGCTTTAGCAGTAGAAGCTTATAAAAATAGAATCATGACTTCTGTGCAAATTCAACAATTACTAAAATTTGCCTCACTTCAAGAAACTGAACATTTTTTAAAACAATCTCAAATTTCTCTAGATTATCCTCAAGAAAATTTAGTACAAGATAAACAAACAAAAACTTTAGCTGATGCTTTTAACGAACTTCAGCAAATCTGTATTGAAGAAGATTATTCTTTAGAAATTCCCTCTCGTCAAGACCGTCCCAACTTCTTTTTTTAA
- a CDS encoding type II toxin-antitoxin system VapC family toxin, with translation MTFLCDTNIISELVRPQPNPGVLIWVKNLSSINISVITLEEIHYGLTSKPNLKIQNWFDNFIKNDCQILPITAEIAQLCGKIRGQQRLSGKTVTQADMMIAATAQIHQLTLVTRNIRDFDSCGIPLFNPFT, from the coding sequence ATGACTTTTTTATGTGATACGAACATCATTAGCGAATTAGTGCGACCTCAGCCGAATCCTGGTGTTTTAATATGGGTAAAAAATTTATCTTCCATAAATATTAGTGTAATTACTCTGGAAGAAATACATTATGGATTAACATCAAAACCTAACCTAAAAATTCAAAATTGGTTTGATAATTTTATTAAAAATGATTGCCAAATTTTACCTATCACGGCTGAAATCGCTCAACTTTGCGGTAAAATACGGGGTCAACAAAGATTAAGCGGTAAAACAGTTACCCAAGCAGATATGATGATTGCTGCTACAGCCCAGATACATCAATTAACTTTAGTAACGCGCAATATTCGTGATTTTGATAGTTGTGGTATCCCTCTTTTTAACCCTTTTACTTAA
- a CDS encoding XisI protein: MDTLTNYRQIIEKILKEYAVLPYAYGELERELIIDKSENSYLLLTIGWENKQRVHGCLIHIDIINNQVWIQRDGTEDGITNELVNAGIPKNQIVLAFHPVNVRKHTEYAIGV, encoded by the coding sequence ATGGATACCTTAACTAATTATCGCCAAATCATTGAAAAAATATTAAAAGAATATGCCGTACTACCTTATGCCTATGGAGAATTAGAAAGAGAACTAATTATTGATAAATCTGAAAATAGTTACTTATTACTAACAATTGGTTGGGAAAACAAACAGAGAGTACATGGCTGTTTAATTCATATTGATATTATCAATAATCAAGTCTGGATTCAAAGAGATGGTACAGAAGATGGTATTACAAACGAACTTGTCAATGCTGGTATTCCCAAAAATCAAATAGTTTTAGCTTTTCATCCTGTTAATGTCAGAAAACATACAGAATATGCTATAGGAGTTTAG